GTAGTCGTAGGCTTTTTCGGTGTAACCGACATCAGCGGCCATGATGCTGAAAATGCACGATGACAGCGATGAGTCGTGCGTGGTGATCGCTTCGTAATAATCGTAATCGCGTTTTTTGTCCTCGTTGTTAAACTCGTGACCAAGTAACAATAAAGCCAGCACGACATCGGGTTGCTTGCACACCTGATGGCGGTAGATCACCAATGGGTGGTAATGCAGCAGCAATGGGTATTTGTCTTTCGGCGCGTTGGCGAAGTCCCAAACAGGTTTGTCAAAAAATGCATCGTCCTGTGCATGCAATCCGCGTTCGGCATCATACGGCAGTTTCATGTGGGCGGCGGCATCTTGCCAGACCGCAATTTCTTCGCTGGTCAGGCCGATTTTTTCACGAAGGCTTTCCAATGTTGCAGGGTGGTCTTTTGACAGCCATGCGACGATGTTGACTGCAAATTGCATGTGATGACGGGCCATGGCGTTGGTGAACAGGTTGTTGTTGACAAGCGCGGTGTATTCGTCAGGCCCCGTGACCGTGTAAATGCCAAATTGGCCGTTCGCATCAAACTGACCCAGCGCAGGCCAAATGCGTGCGGTTTCAAACACCACTTCTGCACCCTGCTCAAGCAGGAAGCTGGTGTCGCCTGTGACATCGGTGTATTGGCGAATCGCGTAAGCGATGTCTGCATTGATGTGGTATTGCGCGGTGCCAGCTGGAAAATACGATGAACATTCGGGGCCCGTGATGGTGCGCCACGGGTAGAGTGCACCTTTGTCATGTGCCATTTCGCGGGCACGGGTGCGTGCGGCATCGAGTGTGCTGGCACGGTATTCGAGCAGTTTGCGGGCGATTTCAGGGCGGGTGTGCAGGAAAAATGGCAACACATAAATTTCGGTGTCCCAGAAATAGTGACCATCGTAACCTGCACCCGTCACGCCTTTGGCGGCGATGTTGGTTTTGCCATCTCGCCCTGCGGATTGGAGCAAATGAAATTGAGAGAAGTGCATGCCTTGTTGTAATGACACATCGCCACCAATTTCAACGTTCGCATTGCGCCAAAAGTCAGCCAAATATGTGGTTTGCTCCGCCACCAAGCCATCAAAGCCAATGGCATGGGCTGCACTCAAAGCGCTGTGTGCCGCATCAACCATGAGGTCTTTGCTCACAGATTGACTGCTGATGTAGGCTGCAAATTTAACGATGGAGATGGTTTGACCCACTTCGGCAATGTGGTCAAAGACAAAGCGCGCTTGCTGCTCATCGTGACTGGTCGATGCGGGTGCAGTGGCATGCATGGCGCTGCTGACCACTTCCAAATCGCTGTGGTGGGTGCGGTGTGTGAAGGCCGAGAAATTGTCGCTGGATTTAAACGCAACATAATTCAAAAGTCCACCCAAGGAGGCGCCCACCCGCGGATCGTCGCCTGCTTTGACCGCGCGTGGAAGGTTGCTGATGCTGGAAATCAGGGTGATTTCGCCCGTGAAGTTCAGTGGCGTCACCGCATACCGCACTGCAACAACGGCCATGTGTGAAAAACTCACCAAACGCTCGCTGCGCACGCGCACTTGTTGTCCGCTTTCGGCCGTCCACACATATTCACGCGTCAACACACCCGTTTGGAAATCCATGCGACGGCTGTACTCAGTGAGCTCACCCACGTTCGGATTAAATGCCACACCATCGATTTTAAACGTGATGCCTGTTGCATTTGGGACTCGGACGATGAATTGATTGGCCTTGGCGAAGCCATACGCTGATTCGGGGTAAACGATGGGTTCACTTTCGTAAAAGCCATTCATAAAAACATCATTCTGGGCCGTACCTGCCCATATGTCGCCTTCGTCATGCGCACCACGCACACCAATTTGTCCATTGCCCAGTGTGAACAATGTTTCATGCAAAGCCGCTTGCGAGGGATTAAATTCGGGTTCGCTGATGGCCCAAGGCTCGATGGCGATGTGTGGTGCGGATGTGTGGTGTTCAGTCTGATTCATGCTCGCCTCTGTATATGTATCTCTATTTTTATATGAAAACGTTTTATTTTACAATAATAATTACTGTGCTGTAAGTTAATTGTATGGTGCAGTGAAGCAAATTTTATACAGAATTAAACACGGTTTTTATGTGAAAATTCAGGACAGCCCGTTTCTGTAATTGTATTATGATGAGTAGAAGAGCATCTTTAAAAGGGCTCAATATAAATAATATAAACCATCCAAAAAAGCCTCGTTTGACTATTTTGTCATCAGGCTGTTCAGGTTGTTAGGAGATGCACCATGGCGGTATCCGTCTTTGATTTGTTTAAAATTGGCATTGGGCCGTCCAGCTCACACACTGTGGGACCCATGCGTGCCGCTAAAATGTTTGCTGAACATTTGCAAAAACATGACTTACTCAGCGAAACCAGCCGCGTGCGTGCGCAAATGTATGGTTCGCTGGGTTTGACGGGGATCGGACATGGCACCGATAAAGGGGTGTTGCTTGGCTTGCTGGGTTATGCGCCAGATACGGTACCGATTGAAACGGTGCAAGATGATTTGGATAAAATCAGCCTCGATCAACGTCTGATGCTCATGGGTACGCACGATGTGGCGTTCAGTCTCAAACATGATTTAATTCTGCATCGCCGCCAAGCCTTGGCGGAGCATCCAAATGGCATGAAATTCACCGCGTATGACCATGCCGATCATGTCATCATTGAGCGTAAATATTTATCGGTTGGGGGCGGTTTTGTTGTCACGGTTGGCATGGATCCTGCGCCTGTATTGGATGCTTTCAATGAAGTGAAATACCCGTTCAGCAGCGCAAAGGAGTTGCTGGATATCTGTCAGCGAGAGCAAATCAGCATTGCAGAGCTGATGTTTGCCAATGAATTGACATGGCGCAGTGCAGAGGATGTGCGTGCGGAGTTGATGAACATTTGGAGTGTGATGCAAACCTGCGTGTCGCGTGGTTGTGGCATCAATAACCCTGATGCGACTGGTTATTTACCTGGCGGTTTGAATGTCAAACGCCGCGCAGCTGAACTGTACACCCAGCTCACGCAGCATGCTGAGCGTGCATTGTCCGATCCTTTGTCAGTGATGGATTGGGTGAATTTGTATGCGATTGCGGTGAATGAAGAGAATGCATCGGGTGGGCGTGTCGTCACTGCGCCCACCAATGGTGCGGCGGGCGTGATTCCAGCCGTTATGCATTATTATGAGCGATTCATACTGCGGAGTACGCCATCGGCGCCTGATGAAGGCATCATCACTTTTTTACTGACGGCAGGTGCCGTTGGACTTTTATATAAACTCAATGCTTCGATTTCGGGTGCAGAGGTGGGTTGTCAAGGTGAAGTGGGTGTGGCTTGTTCCATGGCGGCCGCTGGGTTGGCTGCGGTGATGGGGGGCACGCGGGAGCAAATTGAGAATGCGGCTGAGATTGGCATGGAGCACAATTTGGGCTTGACCTGCGATCCTGTGGGTGGTTTGGTGCAAATTCCTTGCATTGAACGCAATGCGATGGGCGCGATTAAAGCAGTCAATGCTGCACGCATGGCATTGAGGGGTGATGGTGTGCATCATGTGTCATTGGACATGGTGATTAAAACCATGCGTGACACGGGAGCCGACATGAAGAGCAAATACAAAGAAACAGCCAAAGGTGGCTTGGCTGTGAATATGGTGGAGTGCTGAGAAAAAATTTGGAAATGGAAAGCACTTTTTGCTTTCCATTTTTTCTTCTCTTTCTTCTCTTTCTTCTCTTTCTTCTCTTTCTTCTCTTTTATCCGCGCGCTTGTCGAGCAGGTTGCTGTTGGGTGGCGCAGTGAATGGTTCCGCCGCCGTTCGCCAAACCATCTGCGGCCATTTGTAAAACGGTGCGTTCAGGGTAGAGTGCTTGGACTGTTTTCAGAGCAGCGGCATCGGCTTTTGGGTCGCCAAATTGTTGCATCATGACGCATTTATTGGCCACATAAAAGCCAATGTAGCCCGCAGCAAATGAGTTTTCATTGAATAAGTTGTCTGACCAATTGTTGCGTGAGAGGACAGCATTGGCAACCTTCTCCGCATCAGGTGCGACCAAAGGGTATAGGTTCAAGCGTCGTCCTTTGGCATCGGTTGCAGATTCTAAAATTTTCTTGTGCTCATGGGTCAACTCGTATTCAGGTGACTCAGGGTCGTTGTCCAGACCGTATGCGACCCGATGGGGGCCCACAAAACGGGCATAAAAATCAATGTGACCATCGGTGATGTCTTGTGCTTTTAAGCCTGGTAACCAAATGACTTTTTGCACGCCCAGTAAACGCAGCAATTCATGTTCAACTTCAGTCTTTGTGCGGTTTGGGTTGCGGTTTGGGTTTAAAATGCAGCTTTCGGTACAAATCGCGGTGCCTTCGCCGTCAACTTCAATGCCGCCACCTTCCAATACAAGCCACGTGCTGAGTTCGGGTGTTTGAGTGCGTTGTAAAATGAAGTGGGCAACAGCTTTGTCATTTTTGATGGGTTGTGCTGAAATGCCATTTTTGGCTTTTTCTGGGTCTCGCCGCCAACCCGCTGCACCTGTGTCGTCTTGCCCCCAACCATTGAAATTAAAATTCACGCCATGCCATTGCTGCTCGCTGTCAGATACAAAAATGGGGCCTGTATCGCGCATCCACAAATCATCCACTGCTTGTGAAATCAATTCAACTTTGCCGCCCGATTCGACGTTGGGTAAAACCGCATTGTGACCTGATCCTAATGTTAATGTGTTGGTGGTGTTTCCATGTAAAAGGCTGGCGAGTAAAGCTTTTGCCTCAGTCATGTCATTGGGTGAAACCAGCATTTTCACCGCCTCAAATCGTGACAATTGAATCGCAATGTTCATCAAATTGCGTCGAGCCAATGCGCGGCTGGCGCCATACGCGCCTGTCGTCCCCCACGCTTGCGCGGTGGCACCATAGGCCATCCATGTGGCATCGTGTGCTTCGCTTTCTTCGGGCATGCGTGTGTTGAGGTTGGTTTTTTTTGTAGATGTTGACTGCACACCATCATCCGCACATGACAGCAGGGGAAAAGACATGATGGGCAATAAAGCCGCACCGCTGAGGCCTTTTAAAAAATGTCGACGCTTCATTGTTGCTCCTTGTTGTGTGTTTTATTGTGGTATGGGTGTGGAACGGTTGGATGTGAACCCATGTTTTATAAACTTTTAATCTGAGATGGAGTTGTTGGTTCAGGTCGATTATAATCGCTGAATCACCGTTGTTTCACAGAAAATGGATTTATTTTGAAGACACACACAGAGGGCACATGATGGAAGATAAAATACAAACATTTAGACAGCCGCTCGTGACTGCGACTGGGATTATTCTCGGCTTTATCCTGAATTTTGCCTCAACGTGGGTGAAATCAGACAGTCACCTCAGCGATTTTTTGGCTTATGTTGTGGGGGCATGCATTCTTTTTGGGACGACGTGTTTGATTGTGGTATTGGGTCGAGTGTTGCGCATGGATTACCCGCGAGCCAATGCTGAGGCGTATTACAAACGAACATTGAAATTATTCATTTGGGGAGTGAGTGTGGCTTTTGCGGGCGTGTTAATTGATATGTTTGGCAATTTTATGGCGGTCTAAACCTCATTGCTCAAACGATCATATTGTGGGTTGAAGGTATTGATCAACCCACATTTTTATGTTGTGCGTTTTAATCCATCATGGGTTAAAACGAATGGCATGGACTGGCTTTACCATCACTCGATTTTAGACGCCGTCCAGCTTTTAATCAACGTTGTTTGATCTTCGCAATGCCTTTGCAAATAATTCAAATTATTGTCGATGACGGCATGTAAATCATATTGCCCATCTTGACGGAGGGTGAAATGCTGATTCGAGAGTTTGACAATGCTGTCTTCCCATTCAATGCCCGCATGAATATGGTATGCCCGCTCTCTTGGCCGAATGCAGAGGTATGACTGTGCTTGGCGTATGGCTATGACATCAAGTGCATTGATGCCATAAATGTGAAATTGTCGCTCTACAGGTAATTTTGACTCATCTACAATAACCTCTTCAAAGTCATCGCAATATACTGATATTTCATAGCAAGGTAAGCCGTCAAGCACCTCCATAAATGCCAGCTTAATTCTTTCTTGTGTCATTGCTGTATCCCCTTTTTTTGTAATATTAAAAAGATAAACACGAGCATTGTGTATGTGTAGTGGCTCGGAAGAGGCGGCAAAGTTGTTATGGGTGGAGTGCGTCGCTGTTATCATTATACGCGCATTAAATGATGTGGGGGGCTTCCAGAAAGCACTTTTCAAGCGATGAGTTTTCAACTAAATGAAAGACTTACAAAGAAATGAAAGCGCCCAATATTGCGCCCGCAATCAGCATCCAAAGGGAGTGCGTTTTTGTTTTCCAGGCCAGCACTGCCGTAACCGCTGTGAGCAGCCACAGTGGCCAATTGTGAATATCTTGGCCTTGTTGATTACTGGCTGTGCTGAGCAACCAACCAATGGACAGCAATAAGGCCACCACAATTGGAGCCATGCCTTGCATGAATACGCGCACACCGATTTGATCGCGGTTGCTGCGACACCAACGGGTTGCATAATATGTCAACAGCATGCTCGGTAAAAGTGCGCCCAACATGCTCAGTGTCATGCCCAACATGGCCTGCCCATAACCGCCCGCATTGAGGCCGACGTTCCAGCCGAATAAAGCAATATACAAGGTGTTGGGTCCTGGCGATGTCTGAGCAAGGGCAATCGACGAGGCGAATTGAGCCTCTGTGAGCCAATGCTGATCAACCACTAAAAAACGGTGCATGTCTGGGATGGTCGTCACTGCGCCGCCAATCGCCATCAGAGACAATGATAAAAAATGACCAAATAAGCCGAGCCAATCGTACCAATTTAAACTGATGTTCATGGTGCATCCTGATGTGGGGAGTGATCGTTCAAATGGTGTGCAATCTGTTGCTCAGTGTGTGTATTAGATTTGTTTAATAGAAGGATTCGCCGATAAGTCCAAAGGCAGGCCAAGCCACCGAGTCCGAGCAATACACGAATCAATGGTTGGTGCAAAAGCGCCACAGCAATGAATGTGGCGCTTGTGAGTAAGGCGCATGCAGTGATGCCCATGATGTTCTTTTTAAGTGCAGTCATCAATTTTAGACCCGCAGCCATGATGAGCCCTGCTGCAGCGGCACTCATGCCACGCAAAGCACCTTGAGCCATCGGCAGATCAGCCACTTGTGCAAACAAAGTTGAGAGCAGCAGCACGAGCACCAAAGGGCCAAGCAACATACCGGCCAGTGCAGCCACAGCACCGCGCCCACCAAAGTGGCGTTCGCCAATCATGATGGACAGGTTGATCACGTTGGGGCCAGGCAATATTTGCGCCACCGCCCAATCTTCGATGAACTCTTTATGGGTCAACCACTTCTTTTTTTCAACCAATTCTCTCTGGATGATGCCCAGCACCCCACCAAAGCCTTGCAGCGAAAGCCAATTGAAAGATAAAAACAGGTCCCAAACGGATGTGGGGGCGTTGCGATGTGGGTGTGTTGGCGACATGTTTTGAATGGTTGTTGTTTCAGTGTGCATTCAGTGTCATTCAGTGTAAATGAAGTGGTTTTTATGTGAATGTCACTGCGAATGTTTATGGGTGGGTTGTCATTTTAACCGCAGCGGCTTACACCTGACTTTTAAAAAAACGGGCTTGAAGGCGGCAAACGATCAGGCTTCGATGCCATATCAATGCAGTTATTGGTGCGTCTAAAATAAATCCTGTACAATCGTTTCAATAATTTATTAACAAAGATAAAGGTTTGAAAACGATGAATGTTCAATGGGCGACTGTGGCTGAAATTGAAAAAATTGTACCCTTGTTTGATGCGTACCGACAATTTTACGAGATACCATCGGATGTTGAGCTGTCACGTGCCATTTTGAGCGCACGCATGAGCCATCAGCAGTCCAAAGTGATTCTGGCAACAGGTGAAACAGGTGTGGCTTTGGGGTTCATTCAACTGTACCCAATGTTCAGCTCTTTATCAATGAGCCTTAAAGAGTCAAATGTGTGGTTGCTGAATGATTTGTTTGTCTCACCTCTAGCACGAGGTCAAGGCGTTGGCGCCGCTTTGCTGGAATTTGCCCAAAATTGGTCGGCTGCGGAAGGGTTGGGTTACTTGATGCTGGAAACGGCAAAAACCAACACAACTGCACAGCGTTTGTACGAATCGCAGGGCTGGCAGCGCGATGAGGTGTACTTCACCTATTATCACACCCATTAGTTTGCGAGGGGAAATGGGGGCATTTCTGGATTGAAGTGTTTTTTTGCTGGTGAATGATTGTGTGTCAGTTGGATTTACCCGAAAAACGCTGCTTGTGCGGCGTTTTGTCATGTTTAGTACGTTAGAAAATTGTCAGCTATGCTATAATTTCGCGTTCACTAGAACGTGAAGAACTTGATTTTATTGTCTTTTTATAAATTTTATACCGACAGGAGCATAGCAATGGCTATCGAACGTACTTTATCTATCATCAAACCTGACGCAGTGGCGAAAAACGTTATTGGTCAAATCTACACGCGTTTTGAAAACGCAGGCTTGAAAATCGTTGCTGCTAAATTCGCTCAATTGACTCAAGCTGAAGCCGAAGGCTTCTACGCTGTTCATGCCGAACGTCCCTTCTTCAAAGATTTGGTGTCGTTCATGATCTCTGGTCCTGTCATGATCCAAGCTTTAGAAGGCGAAAACGCCGTATTGAAAAACCGCGAATTGATGGGTGCAACCAACCCAAAAGAAGCAGCTGCTGGCACCATCCGCGCTGATTTCGCTGAATCTATTGATGCAAATGCAGTTCACGGCTCTGACAGCTTGGAAAATGCAGCAAACGAAATCAAATATTTCTTTGGTTAATCGTAAAAAGTAAAAAACCTACGGATCCATTTAAAATAAACTCAAACAATTCAATACGAGCTGTTTGAACCAAGCACCGAAAATTTCATGGGCAGCGCCCATCAAGTTTCACAATGCGATCCGTACATTTGAAAGTAAGTATGAGCACCAATTTGTTGAATTTTGACTTAGAAGGCATGACCGAGCTGTTCGCGGAGATGGGCGAAAAGTCCTTCCGTGCGCGTCAAGTCACGCGTTGGATTCATCATTTTGGTGCGCAGCGATTTGACCAGATGACTGATCTGGCCAAATCATTGCGCACCCGGTTGGAGCAAGAAGCCGAGTTGCCTTTGCCCACCATCATCAGCGATCACACATCCTATGATGGTACGCGCAAGTGGCTGACCGATGTGGGGCAGGGCAATGCAGTCGAATCGGTGTACATTCCCGAATCAAATCGCGGCACGCTGTGTGTCTCCTCGCAGGCAGGTTGCGCGGTCAATTGCCGTTTTTGCTCAACAGGGCATCAAGGGTTCAACCGCAATTTGAGCACGGGTGAAATCATCAGCCAACTCTGGTGG
The window above is part of the Ephemeroptericola cinctiostellae genome. Proteins encoded here:
- a CDS encoding glycoside hydrolase family 65 protein, coding for MNQTEHHTSAPHIAIEPWAISEPEFNPSQAALHETLFTLGNGQIGVRGAHDEGDIWAGTAQNDVFMNGFYESEPIVYPESAYGFAKANQFIVRVPNATGITFKIDGVAFNPNVGELTEYSRRMDFQTGVLTREYVWTAESGQQVRVRSERLVSFSHMAVVAVRYAVTPLNFTGEITLISSISNLPRAVKAGDDPRVGASLGGLLNYVAFKSSDNFSAFTHRTHHSDLEVVSSAMHATAPASTSHDEQQARFVFDHIAEVGQTISIVKFAAYISSQSVSKDLMVDAAHSALSAAHAIGFDGLVAEQTTYLADFWRNANVEIGGDVSLQQGMHFSQFHLLQSAGRDGKTNIAAKGVTGAGYDGHYFWDTEIYVLPFFLHTRPEIARKLLEYRASTLDAARTRAREMAHDKGALYPWRTITGPECSSYFPAGTAQYHINADIAYAIRQYTDVTGDTSFLLEQGAEVVFETARIWPALGQFDANGQFGIYTVTGPDEYTALVNNNLFTNAMARHHMQFAVNIVAWLSKDHPATLESLREKIGLTSEEIAVWQDAAAHMKLPYDAERGLHAQDDAFFDKPVWDFANAPKDKYPLLLHYHPLVIYRHQVCKQPDVVLALLLLGHEFNNEDKKRDYDYYEAITTHDSSLSSCIFSIMAADVGYTEKAYDYFMQTARLDLDNLHHNTQHGVHAAALAGSWMSVVYGFAGMRSFGGHAKFSPFLPAQWTHYQFVIRIKKRLLQVRVEAERAVYTLLEGDALKITHKGMEIEVVAEQDCVMTL
- a CDS encoding L-serine ammonia-lyase: MAVSVFDLFKIGIGPSSSHTVGPMRAAKMFAEHLQKHDLLSETSRVRAQMYGSLGLTGIGHGTDKGVLLGLLGYAPDTVPIETVQDDLDKISLDQRLMLMGTHDVAFSLKHDLILHRRQALAEHPNGMKFTAYDHADHVIIERKYLSVGGGFVVTVGMDPAPVLDAFNEVKYPFSSAKELLDICQREQISIAELMFANELTWRSAEDVRAELMNIWSVMQTCVSRGCGINNPDATGYLPGGLNVKRRAAELYTQLTQHAERALSDPLSVMDWVNLYAIAVNEENASGGRVVTAPTNGAAGVIPAVMHYYERFILRSTPSAPDEGIITFLLTAGAVGLLYKLNASISGAEVGCQGEVGVACSMAAAGLAAVMGGTREQIENAAEIGMEHNLGLTCDPVGGLVQIPCIERNAMGAIKAVNAARMALRGDGVHHVSLDMVIKTMRDTGADMKSKYKETAKGGLAVNMVEC
- a CDS encoding agmatine deiminase family protein translates to MKRRHFLKGLSGAALLPIMSFPLLSCADDGVQSTSTKKTNLNTRMPEESEAHDATWMAYGATAQAWGTTGAYGASRALARRNLMNIAIQLSRFEAVKMLVSPNDMTEAKALLASLLHGNTTNTLTLGSGHNAVLPNVESGGKVELISQAVDDLWMRDTGPIFVSDSEQQWHGVNFNFNGWGQDDTGAAGWRRDPEKAKNGISAQPIKNDKAVAHFILQRTQTPELSTWLVLEGGGIEVDGEGTAICTESCILNPNRNPNRTKTEVEHELLRLLGVQKVIWLPGLKAQDITDGHIDFYARFVGPHRVAYGLDNDPESPEYELTHEHKKILESATDAKGRRLNLYPLVAPDAEKVANAVLSRNNWSDNLFNENSFAAGYIGFYVANKCVMMQQFGDPKADAAALKTVQALYPERTVLQMAADGLANGGGTIHCATQQQPARQARG
- a CDS encoding chromate transporter, whose amino-acid sequence is MNISLNWYDWLGLFGHFLSLSLMAIGGAVTTIPDMHRFLVVDQHWLTEAQFASSIALAQTSPGPNTLYIALFGWNVGLNAGGYGQAMLGMTLSMLGALLPSMLLTYYATRWCRSNRDQIGVRVFMQGMAPIVVALLLSIGWLLSTASNQQGQDIHNWPLWLLTAVTAVLAWKTKTHSLWMLIAGAILGAFISL
- a CDS encoding chromate transporter, yielding MHTETTTIQNMSPTHPHRNAPTSVWDLFLSFNWLSLQGFGGVLGIIQRELVEKKKWLTHKEFIEDWAVAQILPGPNVINLSIMIGERHFGGRGAVAALAGMLLGPLVLVLLLSTLFAQVADLPMAQGALRGMSAAAAGLIMAAGLKLMTALKKNIMGITACALLTSATFIAVALLHQPLIRVLLGLGGLACLWTYRRILLLNKSNTHTEQQIAHHLNDHSPHQDAP
- a CDS encoding GNAT family N-acetyltransferase; protein product: MNVQWATVAEIEKIVPLFDAYRQFYEIPSDVELSRAILSARMSHQQSKVILATGETGVALGFIQLYPMFSSLSMSLKESNVWLLNDLFVSPLARGQGVGAALLEFAQNWSAAEGLGYLMLETAKTNTTAQRLYESQGWQRDEVYFTYYHTH
- the ndk gene encoding nucleoside-diphosphate kinase, with the protein product MAIERTLSIIKPDAVAKNVIGQIYTRFENAGLKIVAAKFAQLTQAEAEGFYAVHAERPFFKDLVSFMISGPVMIQALEGENAVLKNRELMGATNPKEAAAGTIRADFAESIDANAVHGSDSLENAANEIKYFFG